The Schizosaccharomyces pombe strain 972h- genome assembly, chromosome: I genome contains a region encoding:
- the pga1 gene encoding GPI-mannosyltransferase II complex subunit Pga1 produces MREFRLIFVLLFFLPSFAIANTEIINVETGDSNKLLTSNSVCDIELSNNSSIPLLLKPNPTIPQAAGAPQQSKYTFSVCGLKPLQKYQIRASWPAVYPSDIILNYNITHIIVEINASFYSHNESLMKRPPLVPLRLVVEPLLLGFLPKSVLPIVGFVFVIILIALICMTNLFIKHKRD; encoded by the exons ATGCGAGAGTTCAGGCTTATATTCGtacttcttttcttcttgcCCTCATTTGCAATAGCAAATACGGAGATTATTAACGTAGAAACTGGAGATTCTAATAAACTGTTGACCTCGAACTCTGTTTGTGATATTGAGTTGTCTAACAACTCTTCAATTCCTCTATTGTTGAAGCCAAATCCAACGATCCCACAAGCGGCTGGTGCTCCACAACAATCAAAATACACATTTTCTGTGTGTGGCTTAAAACCGCTTCAGAAATACCAAATAAGGGCTTCTTGGCCAGCTGTG TATCCTTCAGAcataattttgaattacAATATAACTCATATTATTGTGGAAATCAATGCCTCGTTTTATTCTCATAATGAAAGTCTGATGAAAAGACCACCATTAGTTCCTTTACGGCTAG TTGTAGAACCATTGCTGCTTGGGTTTTTACCCAAAAGCGTTTTACCAATTGTCggatttgtttttgttataaTCTTAATTGCATTGATTTGCATGACAaacttatttattaaacataAACGAGACTAG